Proteins co-encoded in one Candidatus Bathyarchaeota archaeon genomic window:
- a CDS encoding 50S ribosomal protein L10: MTQQRQILQQKAKEIKEIEDIIQQYKVIALANLQKVRAAQLQELRKKLQRDAYLRVIKNTLMKRAIAQSKDKPNLDELEGQLTGSTIYLFTNLNPFKLVLLLEKSKVKTTAKTGDVAAFDVIVPAGNTGQPPGPIISQLGAVGLKTRIESGSVWINKDTLVVKEGETISERLAAVLSKLGIKPVEAGLILNAVYDDGAIITKEQLRLDIDEFRKTLEEAHRYAFYLSINSAYTTSDNIEFLLQKAHQDAYRLSINEDIPTKETMADILRKAYSQMLSLKARLDMVKEKAHKG, encoded by the coding sequence ATGACACAGCAACGCCAAATACTACAACAAAAAGCCAAAGAAATCAAAGAGATAGAGGACATTATACAACAATACAAAGTTATTGCGTTGGCTAATCTGCAGAAAGTGCGTGCTGCCCAACTGCAAGAACTTCGGAAAAAACTGCAACGTGATGCCTACCTTCGAGTAATCAAGAACACTCTTATGAAGCGTGCAATTGCTCAGTCTAAAGATAAGCCAAACTTGGATGAGCTAGAAGGCCAATTAACTGGCTCGACAATTTACTTGTTCACAAATCTTAATCCCTTCAAACTTGTCTTGCTTTTAGAAAAGAGCAAAGTGAAAACTACAGCAAAAACTGGCGATGTAGCTGCTTTTGATGTTATCGTTCCAGCAGGAAACACTGGACAGCCACCGGGACCCATAATTAGCCAGTTAGGCGCGGTGGGCTTGAAGACTCGTATAGAGTCAGGAAGTGTCTGGATAAATAAGGATACGTTAGTGGTGAAAGAAGGCGAAACTATCTCAGAACGTTTAGCTGCCGTGTTATCAAAGCTAGGTATAAAACCGGTTGAAGCTGGGCTTATTTTGAATGCAGTCTACGACGATGGCGCAATAATAACTAAGGAGCAATTGCGTTTAGACATTGACGAATTCAGAAAGACTCTTGAGGAAGCCCACAGATATGCTTTCTATTTGTCGATAAATAGCGCTTACACCACTTCAGACAACATTGAGTTTCTACTTCAGAAAGCTCATCAAGATGCTTACAGACTAAGTATAAACGAGGACATACCTACAAAGGAAACGATGGCTGATATACTTAGGAAAGCTTACAGTCAGATGTTAAGCTTAAAAGCTCGTTTGGACATGGTTAAGGAAAAAGCCCATAAAGGTTGA
- the rpl12p gene encoding 50S ribosomal protein P1 encodes MEYVYAALLLHNAGKPVDEENVTKLLKAAGINTDPARVKALVASLEEVDIEEATKTVPTMMAATPAAPPATEEKPEAKKEEKKAEEEEKEKEEAALEGLGALFG; translated from the coding sequence ATGGAATACGTTTATGCCGCGCTGCTCTTGCACAACGCTGGAAAACCAGTAGACGAAGAAAATGTGACAAAACTGTTGAAGGCAGCGGGAATCAATACAGATCCTGCCCGAGTGAAAGCATTGGTTGCTTCGTTGGAAGAAGTAGACATAGAAGAAGCCACAAAAACTGTACCAACAATGATGGCTGCCACACCTGCCGCGCCACCTGCAACAGAGGAGAAACCTGAAGCTAAGAAAGAAGAGAAAAAGGCAGAAGAGGAAGAGAAGGAGAAAGAAGAAGCAGCACTTGAAGGACTTGGAGCATTATTCGGATAA
- a CDS encoding 50S ribosomal protein L1: protein MSLDTKTILEAIKKVRERSEKKKFNQSIELIINLRDIDMKKPEAKIRETIELPHAPNKKVEVCVIATRELALKAKKAGAELVIGNAELESLATDKKRQKQLANNYDVFIAEAPLMPLVGKTLGSTLGPRGKMPKPVPPTVNIKTQIEKWKKTVSIQLRGQPILQCAIGTEDMKDEEIAENIMTVVRRLEGKLKRGLKNITTICLKTTMGPIVKIKL, encoded by the coding sequence ATGTCGTTGGACACAAAGACGATTCTAGAGGCGATCAAAAAAGTTAGGGAACGGTCTGAAAAGAAGAAATTCAACCAATCCATTGAATTAATCATCAATCTTCGCGATATCGACATGAAAAAGCCTGAGGCAAAGATTCGGGAAACAATAGAGCTCCCTCACGCACCAAACAAGAAAGTAGAAGTATGTGTAATCGCAACTAGAGAACTTGCACTCAAGGCCAAGAAAGCTGGCGCCGAACTTGTTATAGGTAATGCAGAACTTGAAAGCTTGGCCACTGATAAAAAACGACAAAAACAGCTAGCGAATAACTATGATGTTTTCATAGCGGAAGCTCCACTGATGCCTCTAGTAGGAAAAACCTTAGGTTCAACTCTTGGGCCTAGAGGTAAGATGCCAAAACCTGTTCCTCCTACGGTGAACATCAAAACACAAATTGAAAAATGGAAGAAAACTGTGAGCATACAACTTCGAGGTCAACCAATTCTTCAATGCGCAATAGGCACAGAAGACATGAAAGACGAGGAAATCGCTGAAAACATAATGACTGTAGTGAGGAGACTTGAGGGAAAACTTAAAAGAGGCCTCAAAAACATTACGACAATTTGCCTGAAAACCACTATGGGTCCAATTGTAAAAATCAAACTATAG